Within Cydia fagiglandana chromosome 1, ilCydFagi1.1, whole genome shotgun sequence, the genomic segment cttggcctataataccttaaatgtatactccttcaatttgaatttagaactcattattattttttatttgattttgtttctagttctatgccatatataaagactttaatattatttagaactgctaaaaaacaagatcggcttactttaaatatttcgtcaattttacctttgtttctaaaaactgtgatatttaactgtcatatactattgtgtcttccaaaattattttctcgtaacaggactgaggggctaccgcgaaaaccgaaattcgcaatttgcggggatctttctcttttactccaatgaaggcgtaattagagtgacagagaaaaatgctcgcaatttgcgaacttctattttcgcggttatagccctgaatcttgttgctcaccgatccgttcaaaaatatacataagtactgaatataattaatagatattataattatacaattaatacagaaatgtaatggtacttaatgaaaggaatattgtgtatattgtttccacgaatcagatactcacaataaaatctatacatgaggccaaagctgttcataattattaaatgactttattatctctatacgcattactaactctatgtgtcctattgtggaaaaaaaaacacaacgacagtcaagaacggaattcttaatttgagttttcagatttttgagatgcctagtccattggttggaaagcccgttcgaaattgaaacttatttgcaatataataaggtcgtattttgtagatctctctcatacttatagtaggctattgagataaaattaaatatcccacaaaaataagcaagcagaattaaactttgtgtcaaagacataagtcataaatttcaatgccaaagttttaactaaggatgtttctcgcctaatatgaattgaccagtgtaagcatcagttagctagccctaagcaaccaaaggtcaagctgcagttgaaaaactaataaagataaagttaagctgataattttcccgccgtctccatgcttctttaagttgggtattgactggtcagctgcctgttagctatagttttcgcgaaaatcgccaggacagaggtgaaaatttttgtatgaaaacttgcaactttaaatgcattttttgacgaaactattgcagtctaaaatgaagtcaaaatcagtccatcgactcaacttttttgcaagctttctaatggtaccccacacgattcttacaaatgaaaaaagtttcagcctacccctctcaaccccctaaatttccccctttaataagaaataagcagttttgacttatttacaatatgagtggcggtaattgctataactgttccaaattttaggtatctatgtcaaacggtctctgagaaaaacgtatttaactgatttgcaagaccgaagtgatcccataagtgttccgtaaacaaagttttgtacggaacactaataacaTTTATCAGCTGGTCTATGAAAGGCATAACTTCAACTGTTGAGATAAGAGTGTTTTATAAGTACGTGCCGATGTCAGcctaactgtcacatttttcaATCTCCCCATAACTACAGTAAAAGTACTTAGCAGAATACATATTAGGTATTGTAAAACAGAAATACACAGAGAATGTATAGATGGCCATCAGAAGGCTCTCCATTTTTGTTTGGGAATACCCATCTCATTGTCTCCCTGGTTCTACAAATACTTTACTATTTAAttctgtaaatatgtataaacttTCAGTACGCAACAGTGTGGGAGTCTGGTACTTGGATGATCGAGTCTGTGGTCGGTGAAAAGGCCGCCCTGGGCTCGAAGCCCGTGATCTCCTGGAACGTGGTTCTACGACGGCGCGCGGCGGCCCACGCTCTGGCAAGTGGGGCCGTGCTGATGGCAGCTGCTTTGGTGCTGCTTACGGCCGTGGTTCTGCCGCCGCAGCAGAGACATTCGCTGTGTGCTTGCGCTGCTTTTACTGCTGCGCTTTGGTAAGTTCCGCGCAACGGTTACTACCAGCGCAATTCCTTATACAGCCTAAACTGTTTGTACCTAAGTATATGTATGATTTACTTTTTTTGCGAACCTGCATAGCAAAAGTCATCAATAGCATTAAGgaagactcacgttagaccgggccgtgtccgaccctgagcttccggcgcatcgttttctatggaaagcatcacgtcatgtcatagaaaagtaagcgtcggaagctccggcccggatacgacccgatctaacgtgagtcgtccttaaCTCGATATACTATCGTCGAAAATAATCCTTTGAGCCTAAAATATTACATGGAAAAGATACTCAGATACTCAGAGAAGTCAAAATATAACTATTAGCTTACCTGCATAGGTACAAATATACACACGCACTTACCTACATGCTCTTATACATAATTTCACTGACGTCATTATAGGTTGACCTCAGCGCTGCTACGTCTCCCAGGCTCAGCCACATGTCCGCGCACGTTGTCGTGCATGGCTGGTGTGCTCGGCGCGGCTGGCGCTTGCTGCGCTGTCGCCGCTATGCTGGCGCGCCTGGCGCGGGTGCAGCGCCCGCCGCCACCGCAGCTGCGCGCGATGCTGAGCAAAGCACCCTCGTGGGCCGTCGCCACTTCACCGCAAGTACGTTATAACATGTACCTACATCTTTCAAGTCTCAAGGCTGGCGTGTTGCGCACGTTGACACTTTCACCAGGCGCCGGCGTGGGCCGTTGCCATTTAACCGCAAGTAAATTGCGTAGGTGCCTGTACTACCAATGTATCTCTTAAACCTCGGTTCTCTGTCTTGCATGTTCGCGATGGCGGTCATTCTTGATGGAGTTAGTGCAATGTGTCATTAAAAAAGTATTGAAGCACTTGCAGGCTGTTCTGTGGCTGTTCCCAACGGCTCTAGCACACAAGGGACATTACCTGACACAAATTCCCTTCAGATAATGATGACATTTAAAGCGTGGTGCCGCGGGAACTTTCCCGCGCACCGGCAACAGCTCACGGCATGGTGCCCGTTGCTCTCCACCCAGACCCGCATTATATTACAAAagtgaataaataaacaagagaAAAGATAATACATTAATTCATCTGTATACAGGAGAGCGACAGCACCTCCGCGTCCTGGGCGGCAGCAGCGCAGCTCCTCGACAACGTGCTGCGCGCTGCGCTCGCGCTGACGCTGCTAGTTCTTGTTTGCGTTGCGCTATAGCGCAGCTACAACGACACCATGCCAATTGACGATACCCCTCCTATTTTCTTCCAATAGTTATAGACTATGGACGCCCGTTTCCATTCCAACTTTCTTTGAGAAACTTTACAATATAGGTTTGGTGGATTCCCTCGGATCTCAATAGAATTGTGAAACATTTTACTCCATTCTGAATCTAACTAAATGAAAGCTGTCATGCAGGAAATTTGTTTCCAAATCTTGGTAATTAGCaaaaaattttttaaatataaaatagttcTCTTCTGTTATTATTAAGacctaattttaatttagtaaaaaaatcaataaacgAATGGTAAAAACACCTACCTATGtgtatttcttttttattgacaTTGTAGATATAGACTAAGTAATGATTATATGTACAGTCATATTTTGGGAAAATCtttatacttatatacttattgTAGAAACTTTTCAAAAATGTTGTATTTATTCTCAGGCATTACATACTATACTTAGATCTCTTAGATGTACCTTACACCTACATTAGATGTAAAATGTATTAGTTTCCTGAGCAGAACTACTCCACGTAGGGCGTTACGTGCCGCGGACGTCCGCAGCACTTAAGACGGGCCATGCTGCGCTCGAGGACCAGGAACAACACCGAAGCTGCCATCCCTACAGCCAACACCTGCCGTCAAAATACATAGGACTGTTCTAATCAATGTTATCACATGTTTGGGAAGGCAACAAACACTGAGGGAAAACTAAATCTCAGAACAATAGACTGTTATCAAATGCGCAACTTTAAAGAGTAAGGCTACAACTATTTTCAAGCAATTGAGGTTTTACTCCActatggtacagtcagcacGAATAGTAGCGGATGAATCAAAGCACCTAAGGTCTCGGCCACCCAGAAGCTTTCTCTAGAGTTCGCCTTTAAAAGTACCTAGGTATCTGTCACAGTCTCACAGTTTGAACATAaaaaagaaaagtctgcagcaattttgatagcccatacTATGtctctagagttagaccaagtaaCTCTAGAGACATATTCCTTTTTGTTAAGTTATTAGAGGTAGGTAGACTTTTGACACGTAGTCTGATCTGCTACTTTtgatgacagtccatttccaacgacagctgcactactgttcattttactatggaaattgacaatgacagcgacgcgttcagtaccggtagtgcagctgcggttagaaatggaatgttaccataacgtaCATGCAGATCAGGCAAGATGTCAATGATGCCGACGCTCACGAACCCGCCCGAGTTGGCGTCGCAGCGCGGCTTGCTCGCCAGCCAAATGCGTCGCGTGCGGTCCATCAGCCCCGTCTCGCGCTTCCATCGCAACCTGTCAGCaagttttgctgactgtactcagTAACGTACATGCAGAGCAGGCAAGATGTCAATGATGCCGACGCTCACGAATCCGCCCGAGTTGGCGTCGCAGCGCGGTTTGCTCGCCAGCCAAATGCGTCGCGTGCGGTCCATCAGCCCCGTCTCGCGCTGCCATCGCAACCTGTCAGCAAGTTTTCATCACGAATATTAATATATCTTACATAATAAACGTCTTACTTATGCATTACGATCAGGACCTTATTGGCCGGGGGCTGCCCAGCTTGCTGAGGCAGGCGGTAACTGGTCAATTAGCCGCGATGGACTATCCTACCGTCAGGAGTCCCCCCTGGCGCCCAATAGGCACACGCCTATTAGCGCAAAGCTTATCACCGGTGACTGCAATGCGACTCCCCGTGTTGTAATCCGCACCTTTTCAGGCTTGAGTGGAGTGTCCTCTCCACAGGCGCTGCATGCCTGGGACGCAGTTTGGAGTCACGATTCGAACTTGCCCAGCATCCGCGACCCCCTCTCGGCCTAGTCAGCTTAAGAAACGTATTTAGCAAAACGGCGAAGAGTAAAGGTTAAGTTCAGACCGGTGAATGCACCACTAAAGGGTGCAAACTCAGGATGCATGCTCGAGCGTGGCGTCTAGCGCTGCATCCATGTAGAGCACGCTAATAAAATCTCTGGTTGCGATCTGCGTGGGGTCAACCACACAGCACTAGGTCAGTCAGTCCCCTGTCGTGACATCACGGCACGCTGTCCGTTTATATGTAAACCGTAGCGGCGTAGCCTTAGATACCCGCCGCCACGCATGACGCTTCCCCGAACACACTGCTGGTAGCTTGCCACTAAAATAACGCTCGCGAGTACATCACTGCTCAACACAACAAAACTTAATGAAAACTCAAACCTGCTGGCGAAGAGTTCCTTATAGCCGGAATGTTTCCGTATGGGCACGGCCACCATGGGTAACTTGAAGGCCTGGATCTGCTTGAGCCCGCACTTTTCGCGTTCTGTGAAAGTTTTGCTGATGATAGCGTAGCCGGATGGCTCTTCCACCTGCACCCAAATAGAAGAAAGTTCGTATAAGTAAGCtggaatataatttttattgaaGCGCTCTTGTGGATGAAATGCatctttctcatcagttttggAAGAATAAGGgttggttgcaccaaaccatctgtcaccgttaaagcgttcgctaaatttatttgtatgggaaatttcatactccactgctgtttgacgttaatcagtctgttGAATgaggttggtgcaactgggcctaaATAGATCCATTTCAAGCAGATTTCAAGCTGGTATGGCgaataatatttttacaattacGTAATGCTGTACAGTGGCAACGTTTACTCGTTTAGTCGTTTCACAAATGGCTCATTCTATATACCAGATGTTTAGGTTGTTCACGACGTGTTTTGTGTATTGGGCAGGGAATTTGTCAAATAAATCAGACCTGGAAGGCGAAAAGGCCTGTACGCATGGCCGCTATGCCGTCCACGACGCTGAGGTACGCTCGGTCGCCGAGTGGCAACAACTTGTGCCGGTACAGCCTCTGTGTCGCCGGCTGAGTGCTTTCCTGGAAGCAAATCGGTAAAACTGTAGAAGATGGCTTCGTGGAATTGATTATAAAAGTGGATGAAGCCTTGTGCATGGAACCTATCTATTAACTCGAGAGCATACTTGGCTAATGTTACGTTATATTAGTTTGATCAGTGATAAATAAGCAGCCAGTGTAATCCCGGGAGATATTGGACGGTGATTATAAATTATCGTACAGCAAAATAAACTCTCTTATACGTGGTCTCCTGGACTCCCATGGTCATAGGGGAGTTCGTGAGATCATCGATGGTGCGGATGGCATCACTGGGCGTCTGCAAGATGACCACAATCTTGGCGGAGTATGCGGTGAACGCGAACAGAGCCGTCATCAGGCCGCAGAACATCACAAGGCGCGCTGAAGCCAGTTCAGGCACAATGTGGAACCCTGGAATACAATAGAATACTACTCTCAATCTGCATTTCTTCGAATTCGAGGATAAATTAGGCTTACTGCCAATTTAGGATACTTCAGGTAACCAAAGAAACAAAAGCGTAGCTTTGACCAATTAGGGAAGTTGTGGGCTAATATATTTTTCAGAGACAACGAAAGCTTGTGCAATAGGCAGATGAGAAATTTTGATTTTTCAATGACAAGACAAGAATCACAAGAATAACAGGGGGACATGAGTACTGAGGTGGTTGTGAGCACCTTGCTGGCACGCAGTGCCCACGGTAAAGATGACAGTCTCCCCTACCGAGAGCTGTTCCAACGATGCATCGACTGCTCGCAGCTGCTGCCGCCGCGCCAGCAGCGCCAGCATTGCTGCAGCCAATACCAGCGTGAGTGCCGTCGCTATCCACACTCCGCGGCTGAACGGCAAGAGGAACACATTGGAGACTGACGATTTCGATGGCTGCCGGAATATGAAAGCTCCCCTGTGAATATGTATACCTAATTCAAACAAAAATTGTGATTCAAACTCCCAAATAATGAGTATAATGAGTAACTTTAATAACATATAGTGTCTGTCATTAAAAGCTATCGGCAGAATGTACAGCGTGTGCTAGTAGACCTGAGTTCAACGGTCTCGGAGCAGAAGTGCAAAACTTGCATGCGGTCGCCACGGAGGAACATCGAGGTGATGCCGACTTCGATCTCCTGACGCTGCAGCTGCCCCGCCAGGCCGTCGAAGGAGCCGTTCCGGTTCTCACCATACAAATCCACTTGAATCAAGTTGTACCTGTAcagatattttttaaagtgaccTGGACTGGGACAGTTTGAATGGAGATgctaggtaagtaggtaggcgATCATTGCTTACTTATAGAAATTTCGTAAGGAACTTCTATCCCATATAAGAAATTAATATGTGATTGGCTAATATCGATCCTGATtggttttaatttcaatctGCTTGACAaataaaaaagagaaaaaaaggAGGAAGGAAATACAAGGGTCTGCAGCAGACTAACAAGCATAGGTAGGTGAATCAGAATCA encodes:
- the LOC134680151 gene encoding neuronal acetylcholine receptor subunit alpha-3-like, with translation MVSRLLLLLAAVHVSRAAAACNNVSAVSVTLDTLFAEYAQYMAPGPPVAVRAALDVRHASVDEGAAVVRLLADLRLSWQDPRLAWNETELECKSVLVPAERLWRPDVELLNGAAGGDTDGSVRARLTSDSKVLWIQRLNVAVPLAIDLTDWPRDQQSAVFTFGSREHTAEEIALGIDDFRYATVWESGTWMIESVVGEKAALGSKPVISWNVVLRRRAAAHALASGAVLMAAALVLLTAVVLPPQQRHSLCACAAFTAALWLTSALLRLPGSATCPRTLSCMAGVLGAAGACCAVAAMLARLARVQRPPPPQLRAMLSKAPSWAVATSPQESDSTSASWAAAAQLLDNVLRAALALTLLVLVCVAL
- the LOC134680065 gene encoding ionotropic receptor 75a-like isoform X2, with protein sequence MELASFALAYFAAKRLSLLTAFLCWRPEELSTLCRDGQRQGMRISVADWAQLPALEPYGTHREGMLLDVTCPGAPLVLEKASSTRAFNLRHTWLLLHDAPFNASLMEATLGSTLVLPDADVSWAANDQLLDVYRIKHDQALITMPLGDNAARVALPAAPTRRRDLNNVYLRSSTIISQPQFFKGWDDLTVRQIDTFPKLTWPLMHLLADDLHFRYNLIQVDLYGENRNGSFDGLAGQLQRQEIEVGITSMFLRGDRMQVLHFCSETVELRGAFIFRQPSKSSVSNVFLLPFSRGVWIATALTLVLAAAMLALLARRQQLRAVDASLEQLSVGETVIFTVGTACQQGFHIVPELASARLVMFCGLMTALFAFTAYSAKIVVILQTPSDAIRTIDDLTNSPMTMGVQETTYKRVYFAESTQPATQRLYRHKLLPLGDRAYLSVVDGIAAMRTGLFAFQVEEPSGYAIISKTFTEREKCGLKQIQAFKLPMVAVPIRKHSGYKELFASRLRWKRETGLMDRTRRIWLASKPRCDANSGGFVSVGIIDILPDLHVLAVGMAASVLFLVLERSMARLKCCGRPRHVTPYVE
- the LOC134680065 gene encoding ionotropic receptor 75a-like isoform X1, giving the protein MELASFALAYFAAKRLSLLTAFLCWRPEELSTLCRDGQRQGMRISVADWAQLPALEPYGTHREGMLLDVTCPGAPLVLEKASSTRAFNLRHTWLLLHDAPFNASLMEATLGSTLVLPDADVSWAANDQLLDVYRIKHDQALITMPLGDNAARVALPAAPTRRRDLNNVYLRSSTIISQPQFFKGWDDLTVRQIDTFPKLTWPLMHLLADDLHFRYNLIQVDLYGENRNGSFDGLAGQLQRQEIEVGITSMFLRGDRMQVLHFCSETVELRGAFIFRQPSKSSVSNVFLLPFSRGVWIATALTLVLAAAMLALLARRQQLRAVDASLEQLSVGETVIFTVGTACQQGFHIVPELASARLVMFCGLMTALFAFTAYSAKIVVILQTPSDAIRTIDDLTNSPMTMGVQETTYKRVYFAESTQPATQRLYRHKLLPLGDRAYLSVVDGIAAMRTGLFAFQVEEPSGYAIISKTFTEREKCGLKQIQAFKLPMVAVPIRKHSGYKELFASRLRWQRETGLMDRTRRIWLASKPRCDANSGGFVSVGIIDILPALHVLAVGMAASVLFLVLERSMARLKCCGRPRHVTPYVE